The following proteins are co-located in the Nitrospinota bacterium genome:
- the cas2 gene encoding CRISPR-associated endonuclease Cas2 has protein sequence MWIVLMFDLPVVEPEERKAANRFRKDLKLCGFTMMQLSVYTRHAASDENAQIHLKKVKGFLPDKGEVRSLMITDKQFERMQVFYGKMRKPAERAPAQLEFL, from the coding sequence ATGTGGATTGTTCTGATGTTCGATCTGCCAGTGGTGGAGCCGGAGGAACGCAAGGCGGCCAACAGGTTCCGCAAGGACTTAAAACTTTGCGGATTCACCATGATGCAATTGTCCGTATATACACGGCACGCCGCCAGCGACGAAAATGCCCAGATTCACTTAAAAAAGGTGAAGGGATTTTTGCCGGACAAAGGGGAGGTGCGGTCACTAATGATCACCGACAAGCAGTTTGAGCGGATGCAGGTTTTCTATGGAAAAATGCGCAAACCGGCGGAACGCGCCCCGGCCCAGCTGGAGTTTTTATGA
- a CDS encoding Rne/Rng family ribonuclease → MSKIICNITSSESRVALLENRLLTELFIERKAEQGIVGNIYKGKVTKVLPGIQVAFVDVGLPRAGFLYVSDIGKPSGGVSGYMAGGEGGAPHDEEVEMEGAPNDHGAPKIEDILREGSELMVQVSKNPMGAKGARITCYVTIPGRYLVFMPGTGQVGVSRRIEGDAEKKRLRDIVRRLKKNSSGYIIRTAAEGRDEADLAHDIEFLDKLWASITSKYETAPTPSLLYHDLNIIQRSIRDLFNKDVTSVVIDDRDEFERAVAFCESYLPEISGAIEQYTAAEPIFDAHGIEIEIERALGRRVWLKSGGYIVIDQTEALTAIDVNTGKFVGKHNQEETILKTNLEAVKEIVYQLRLRNLGGLIIIDFIDMEREESKEKVYSALNQALRGDRSRTNILKISELGLVEMTRKRVRDSLSRTLTTVCPYCDGRGVVKSTLTVLYELYREIRRVASHAPGGEKKIICEVSPGVAELLFEEESAHLDHMEEELDVEIVINPDAKLHQERFEVKAV, encoded by the coding sequence GTGTCGAAAATCATCTGCAACATCACATCGTCGGAAAGCAGGGTCGCCCTGCTTGAAAACCGGCTGCTCACGGAACTTTTCATCGAGCGCAAGGCCGAACAGGGGATCGTCGGCAACATCTATAAAGGGAAGGTCACAAAAGTGCTGCCGGGAATACAGGTTGCCTTTGTTGACGTGGGTTTGCCTCGGGCCGGTTTCCTTTACGTTTCGGACATAGGCAAACCATCCGGCGGCGTATCCGGCTATATGGCCGGCGGCGAGGGGGGGGCGCCGCACGACGAAGAGGTGGAAATGGAAGGAGCCCCCAACGACCATGGGGCGCCGAAAATCGAGGACATCCTGCGCGAAGGAAGCGAACTTATGGTGCAGGTGTCCAAAAACCCCATGGGCGCCAAGGGGGCCAGGATCACCTGCTATGTCACCATCCCGGGCCGTTACCTTGTGTTCATGCCGGGGACGGGGCAGGTGGGCGTGTCCCGCAGGATAGAGGGGGACGCGGAGAAAAAACGGTTGCGCGACATCGTGCGGCGGCTGAAGAAAAACAGCTCCGGGTACATCATACGCACAGCCGCCGAGGGGCGGGACGAGGCGGACCTGGCCCACGACATCGAGTTTTTGGACAAGTTGTGGGCCTCCATCACATCAAAATACGAGACAGCCCCCACCCCCAGCCTTTTGTACCACGACCTGAACATCATCCAGCGCTCCATCCGCGACCTTTTCAACAAGGACGTGACAAGCGTGGTGATAGACGACCGGGACGAGTTCGAACGGGCGGTGGCCTTCTGCGAGTCGTACCTGCCGGAGATAAGCGGGGCGATAGAGCAGTACACCGCCGCCGAACCGATATTCGACGCGCACGGGATAGAGATAGAAATAGAGCGCGCCCTGGGCCGGCGCGTGTGGCTAAAGTCGGGCGGGTATATCGTGATAGACCAGACCGAGGCGCTCACCGCCATAGACGTGAACACCGGCAAGTTCGTCGGCAAGCACAACCAGGAAGAGACGATATTAAAGACCAACCTGGAGGCTGTGAAGGAAATCGTCTATCAGCTTAGGCTTCGCAACCTGGGGGGGCTTATCATAATAGACTTTATAGACATGGAGCGGGAAGAGAGCAAGGAAAAGGTCTATTCCGCGCTCAACCAGGCGCTGCGGGGGGACAGGTCGCGCACGAACATCCTGAAAATATCCGAGCTTGGGCTTGTGGAGATGACCCGAAAACGGGTGCGCGATTCGCTTTCGCGGACGTTGACCACAGTATGCCCCTATTGCGACGGGCGCGGGGTGGTGAAGTCCACCCTCACGGTGCTGTACGAGCTGTACCGGGAGATACGCCGCGTGGCCTCCCATGCGCCCGGCGGGGAGAAGAAGATAATATGCGAAGTGTCGCCCGGAGTCGCGGAACTTCTGTTCGAGGAAGAAAGCGCCCACTTGGACCACATGGAAGAAGAGCTTGATGTGGAGATAGTGATAAATCCCGACGCCAAGCTGCACCAGGAAAGATTTGAAGTGAAGGCGGTGTAG
- a CDS encoding 8-amino-7-oxononanoate synthase, which yields MRSFKTVVNSTGRTAVINGREVLMFGSNDYLGLSRHPEVVKAVAGHVEKHGFGAGSSRLVCGNTAAHEEFESQIAAYLGKPAALTFNSGYSANVGTLTALLGKGDVVFADRLCHASILDGIRWSGAKLVRFVHNDADSLRSLMLKHGSRRGKSLVVTEGVFSMDGDKGRLLEIGRVAKEHGAIYMVDDAHGVGVFGPDGRGTIHEAGAAELVDIHIITLGKAFGGTGGVVAGSKSLIDGLVNFSRSFVYSTGIPPAAAVGAMAALNVIKSDEGKKLRSKIMTNMEKVVYCFKNACYISVSCASQIIPVPWVDDKDLASAGDRLLELGVFAPAIRPPTVPKGTGRFRVSITSDHTEQDIAKAASAFGRILTGQGD from the coding sequence ATGCGGTCGTTTAAGACCGTCGTCAATTCCACCGGCAGGACGGCGGTGATAAACGGCCGGGAAGTTTTGATGTTCGGCTCAAACGATTACCTTGGTTTGTCGCGCCATCCGGAGGTGGTCAAAGCTGTGGCCGGACACGTTGAAAAACACGGTTTTGGCGCCGGTTCCTCGCGCCTTGTATGCGGCAATACCGCCGCCCACGAAGAGTTTGAAAGCCAGATCGCCGCTTATCTCGGTAAACCGGCGGCCCTCACTTTCAACTCCGGCTATTCGGCCAACGTGGGGACGCTCACGGCATTGCTGGGCAAAGGTGATGTGGTGTTCGCCGACAGGTTGTGCCACGCCAGCATTCTGGACGGAATCCGCTGGTCAGGCGCCAAACTTGTCCGGTTTGTCCATAACGATGCAGATTCACTCCGGAGCCTGATGCTAAAACATGGTTCGAGGCGAGGCAAAAGCCTGGTTGTCACCGAAGGGGTATTTTCCATGGACGGTGACAAGGGGCGGTTGCTGGAAATCGGCCGCGTGGCAAAGGAGCATGGCGCCATATACATGGTGGACGACGCGCACGGGGTGGGAGTGTTCGGCCCGGATGGGCGAGGAACCATACACGAAGCGGGGGCGGCAGAACTTGTTGATATCCATATAATTACCCTTGGTAAAGCATTCGGGGGGACTGGCGGGGTGGTGGCCGGATCGAAAAGTTTGATTGACGGGCTTGTCAATTTTTCCCGCTCGTTCGTTTATTCCACCGGTATTCCACCAGCGGCGGCGGTGGGCGCAATGGCGGCCTTGAATGTAATAAAAAGTGACGAAGGCAAAAAACTGAGAAGTAAAATTATGACAAACATGGAAAAAGTAGTTTACTGCTTTAAAAATGCGTGTTATATTTCAGTGAGTTGCGCGTCGCAGATTATTCCTGTGCCGTGGGTGGACGATAAAGATCTGGCAAGCGCGGGGGATCGCCTGCTGGAACTGGGCGTTTTTGCCCCCGCCATACGGCCGCCGACGGTGCCCAAAGGGACGGGCCGGTTCCGCGTGTCCATCACGTCGGACCATACGGAACAGGACATTGCGAAAGCGGCGTCGGCGTTTGGCCGGATATTGACAGGGCAGGGGGATTAG
- a CDS encoding response regulator produces MAKPKDKTRILVADSHETSQHVITIMLHKMGYENIFEASNKAQAEAIIKQNIRSNAGMSGLLGGAAPKEVCDLDLLILDADLAPDGGLPFLKALRTRFKPDQLCVLFTAMKGKESIFQIAGPAGANDFIVKPFSKDILSIKLEVLLGSDRPPVIKSFSLGAPAPAKKALPAPPPPKPNGEVGAAFPFAAEKPEPAAPVAQVAMPATVEPRMAAKPASAPAAASRGTGGVAFHGRRVAQGPAYTTDGPPTAELVDGHINGHYHEQVNVIGGGQNCYWARETKDGDKVRVEYLSAKGTATGMEAKVVSREQFMYTFVLCRQDNCPIMKRLAGG; encoded by the coding sequence GTGGCAAAACCGAAGGACAAGACCAGGATTCTCGTAGCCGATTCGCACGAAACAAGCCAGCATGTCATAACCATCATGCTACACAAAATGGGGTATGAGAACATCTTCGAAGCGTCCAACAAGGCCCAGGCGGAAGCCATAATCAAACAGAACATACGCAGCAACGCCGGTATGTCCGGCCTTTTGGGGGGCGCCGCCCCGAAGGAAGTGTGCGACCTGGATCTATTGATACTCGACGCGGACCTTGCGCCGGACGGCGGGTTGCCGTTTTTAAAGGCGCTGCGGACGAGGTTCAAGCCGGACCAGCTTTGCGTCCTTTTCACCGCCATGAAGGGGAAAGAGAGCATTTTCCAGATAGCCGGCCCCGCGGGGGCCAACGACTTTATCGTCAAACCGTTTTCAAAAGACATACTATCCATAAAGCTCGAAGTTCTGTTGGGGAGCGACAGGCCGCCGGTCATAAAATCCTTCAGCCTTGGGGCGCCCGCTCCCGCGAAAAAAGCGCTTCCCGCGCCGCCGCCGCCCAAACCCAACGGAGAAGTGGGGGCTGCGTTCCCCTTTGCCGCGGAGAAGCCCGAACCCGCCGCGCCGGTGGCCCAGGTGGCCATGCCGGCCACGGTGGAGCCGAGAATGGCCGCAAAGCCCGCTTCCGCCCCCGCGGCCGCGTCCAGAGGGACCGGCGGCGTGGCGTTCCACGGAAGGCGCGTGGCGCAGGGCCCGGCCTACACCACCGACGGCCCCCCCACGGCGGAGCTTGTGGACGGGCATATAAACGGCCATTATCACGAGCAGGTGAACGTGATCGGCGGCGGCCAGAACTGCTATTGGGCGCGGGAGACCAAGGACGGCGACAAGGTGCGGGTGGAATATCTATCCGCCAAAGGGACCGCCACAGGCATGGAGGCCAAGGTGGTCAGCCGTGAACAATTCATGTACACGTTCGTCCTGTGCCGGCAAGACAACTGCCCGATCATGAAGAGATTGGCGGGGGGGTGA
- a CDS encoding YgiT-type zinc finger protein — protein sequence MNCQTCGASMERQVTDLPFKTGNQSIVILKGLPVLQCGNCREYIIEDSVMEKVEAILTKANATAELEIVRYAA from the coding sequence ATGAACTGCCAGACATGCGGCGCTTCGATGGAGCGGCAGGTGACGGATCTTCCTTTCAAAACCGGCAATCAATCTATCGTCATTTTAAAAGGCCTGCCAGTCCTGCAATGCGGCAATTGCCGCGAATACATCATTGAAGATTCCGTAATGGAAAAAGTTGAAGCTATTTTGACCAAGGCGAACGCAACAGCGGAATTGGAAATAGTAAGATACGCGGCGTGA
- a CDS encoding radical SAM protein yields the protein MNSLNVSEIFVSIQGESSQIGRPCVFVRLAGCNIRCAYCDSEYAARGKGEPMTMGQIVEQVKAFGVDLVEVTGGEPLIQPGCVALVKKLAAEGFEVMVETNGTVDIGEVNTVASCVVDIKTPGSKSEGTFNEVNFKRLTTADEVKFVVTSRDDFNWAVAICRERRLCNQTAVLFSAAWGMVEMEDLAMWLIESKLAARLNPQLHKIIWGKDRRGV from the coding sequence ATGAACTCCCTTAACGTATCGGAGATATTCGTCTCCATCCAGGGAGAGTCCAGCCAGATAGGCCGCCCCTGCGTCTTCGTCCGGCTGGCCGGGTGCAACATCAGATGCGCCTATTGCGACTCCGAATACGCAGCCCGTGGCAAAGGGGAGCCGATGACGATGGGGCAGATCGTTGAGCAAGTGAAAGCGTTCGGGGTGGACCTGGTGGAAGTCACCGGAGGGGAGCCGCTGATCCAGCCCGGCTGCGTGGCGCTTGTGAAAAAGCTGGCGGCGGAGGGGTTTGAGGTGATGGTGGAGACAAACGGCACGGTGGACATCGGCGAAGTGAACACCGTTGCCAGCTGCGTGGTGGACATAAAGACCCCCGGCTCCAAGTCTGAGGGGACGTTCAACGAGGTCAATTTCAAAAGGCTCACCACCGCCGACGAGGTGAAATTCGTCGTCACGTCCAGGGACGATTTTAACTGGGCGGTGGCGATATGCCGCGAACGGCGGCTGTGCAATCAGACGGCGGTGTTATTCTCCGCCGCCTGGGGAATGGTGGAGATGGAGGACCTGGCCATGTGGCTCATCGAATCGAAACTGGCGGCAAGGCTGAACCCGCAGTTGCACAAGATAATCTGGGGGAAAGACAGGAGAGGGGTTTAG
- the rnc gene encoding ribonuclease III has product MDNTLSTKPGGGTDEALAKLQIAINYQFRDQSLLVKSLTHRSFANERQLKIKDNERLEFLGDSALDLIVSRYLFFQGQQLREGDLSKIRSQVVNEGSLARFARNVELGKCLLLGKGEDSTGGREKNSLLANAFEALIAAIYLDSSFDTTYHVTLGVIKAAIDEAAELKPEVDYKGLLQKQLKSVPAPPQYRVMEESGPDHDKMFKVQVWIANTPYGDGSGRTKKEAEQTAARKTCEMLAAAAPAEQPAAPADELP; this is encoded by the coding sequence TTGGACAACACTCTTTCAACGAAACCGGGCGGCGGGACAGACGAGGCGCTGGCAAAACTTCAGATAGCCATCAATTACCAGTTCCGCGACCAGTCCCTGCTGGTAAAGTCCCTCACCCACCGCTCCTTCGCCAATGAACGCCAGCTTAAGATAAAGGACAACGAGCGGCTGGAGTTTTTGGGCGACTCGGCGCTGGACCTTATCGTGTCGCGCTACCTTTTCTTCCAGGGGCAGCAGCTGCGGGAGGGGGACCTTTCCAAGATACGCTCCCAGGTGGTCAACGAAGGATCGCTGGCAAGGTTCGCCCGGAACGTGGAACTGGGCAAATGCCTGTTGCTTGGCAAGGGGGAGGACAGCACGGGGGGGCGGGAGAAAAACTCGCTTCTGGCCAACGCTTTCGAGGCGCTCATCGCGGCCATATACCTGGACTCGTCTTTTGACACCACATATCACGTCACCCTGGGGGTGATAAAGGCGGCCATAGACGAGGCGGCGGAGCTCAAGCCCGAGGTGGACTACAAAGGCTTGCTGCAAAAACAGCTGAAAAGCGTCCCTGCGCCGCCGCAATATCGGGTGATGGAGGAGTCCGGGCCGGACCATGACAAGATGTTCAAGGTGCAGGTCTGGATCGCGAACACCCCGTATGGCGACGGGTCGGGCAGGACGAAAAAAGAGGCGGAACAGACCGCCGCGCGCAAAACCTGTGAAATGCTGGCCGCCGCCGCTCCGGCGGAGCAGCCGGCCGCCCCCGCTGATGAACTCCCTTAA
- a CDS encoding ABC transporter permease — MIWIIMRVAFRELKGALTRSLLTMLGVVIGVAAVVAMVSMGEGAKQSVIRNIQNLGTNLLIIRPGLLEQRHVRRAPAETLLMDDAALIKRYVPHAVAIAPSSSKQAQVKFGSQNTSTSIIGVSPEYLFVRSFSVEEGRFFNTADISGARRVVALGTEVVKKLFAGKDPLGRYVKINNINFLVVAVLAEKGEVGWWNADDQALVPITSFQQRLFGGKHLQEISIALDSEDALDYGKEMVINILRKSHKIRKGAEDDFHVRTQLEILKSMEEITRTMTLLLGGIAAISLLVGGIGIMNIMLVTVTERTKEIGLRKALGARRMDIMKQFLVESAVLSSVGGVIGILLGAVAAFAIASFTEWKTFVSPKSVITAYSVALFVGVFFGWYPAWKAAKLNPVDALRRE, encoded by the coding sequence ATGATCTGGATAATCATGCGGGTGGCCTTCCGGGAGCTTAAGGGGGCGCTCACCCGGTCGCTTCTCACCATGCTCGGGGTGGTCATCGGCGTGGCGGCGGTGGTGGCGATGGTGTCCATGGGCGAAGGGGCCAAGCAGAGCGTCATCCGCAACATACAGAATCTTGGGACGAACCTTTTGATAATCCGCCCCGGCCTGCTTGAACAGCGGCACGTGCGCCGAGCCCCGGCGGAGACGCTTTTGATGGACGACGCGGCGCTGATAAAAAGATACGTCCCCCACGCGGTGGCCATCGCACCCTCCAGCTCCAAGCAGGCGCAGGTGAAGTTCGGCTCCCAGAACACAAGCACCAGCATCATAGGGGTCAGCCCGGAATACCTTTTCGTCCGTTCGTTCTCCGTGGAGGAGGGGCGGTTTTTCAACACGGCGGACATATCCGGGGCGCGGCGGGTTGTGGCGCTTGGCACGGAGGTTGTTAAAAAGCTTTTCGCCGGAAAGGATCCACTTGGCCGGTATGTGAAGATCAACAACATCAATTTCCTCGTGGTGGCCGTGCTGGCGGAAAAGGGGGAAGTGGGATGGTGGAACGCGGACGACCAGGCGCTTGTCCCCATCACCTCGTTCCAGCAGAGGCTATTCGGCGGAAAGCACCTGCAGGAAATATCCATTGCGCTCGACAGCGAGGACGCGCTCGACTATGGCAAGGAAATGGTCATCAACATCCTGCGCAAGTCCCACAAGATACGCAAAGGGGCGGAGGACGATTTCCACGTGCGCACCCAACTTGAGATATTAAAGTCCATGGAGGAGATCACCCGGACGATGACCCTGCTATTAGGCGGTATCGCGGCCATATCGCTTTTGGTGGGGGGGATCGGGATAATGAACATCATGCTCGTCACCGTCACGGAGCGGACCAAAGAGATCGGGCTTCGCAAGGCGCTGGGGGCGCGGCGGATGGACATCATGAAACAGTTCCTTGTGGAATCGGCGGTGCTGTCGAGCGTGGGGGGTGTGATCGGCATTTTGCTGGGGGCTGTGGCGGCCTTTGCCATCGCAAGCTTCACCGAATGGAAAACGTTCGTGTCCCCAAAGTCCGTGATCACCGCCTATTCGGTGGCGCTGTTTGTGGGGGTGTTCTTCGGCTGGTACCCGGCGTGGAAAGCGGCGAAGTTAAACCCTGTGGACGCTTTGCGCAGGGAGTGA